From candidate division WOR-3 bacterium, one genomic window encodes:
- a CDS encoding Wzz/FepE/Etk N-terminal domain-containing protein: MNKLVNYLSVIVKWRKIILLNTLAITVLVMALSFVIPRRFTAIAQLLPPSEEGDMFGLTSILGGGLSTSLSKLRVGGLGGAPTASELMAGILVSRSIMDRVAEKCSIAYYYRIKPTKTEEVRKQLKGMTKIGVGDEGIVRITVEAKTPSLAAKVANSYIAELDSFLRTSNISRGRNMRVFLERRLAQAESTLGVVQESLKVYQARHKIVAVDDETRAAIDAYARLKSQAYVKEAELEAVRRVASDDNPYLLSLQRETRAFEEQLRRLEQGNGKSGFGVGFAVSFAHLPEVGAEFARRYLNYRIQEETYLMLSQQLEYAKILEARDAPTLTVLDYAVPPQRHSFPKRSVLTIAAFVLSFLASLMLAFTTEYFEYLRGEKPDEYQKWRELAQELRRMVGRTKGWFRSDRKK, from the coding sequence GTGAACAAACTGGTTAACTATTTGAGCGTCATTGTTAAGTGGCGCAAAATCATACTCCTTAACACCCTCGCAATAACGGTGCTGGTGATGGCACTCTCGTTTGTAATTCCCCGTCGATTTACCGCTATCGCCCAGTTGTTGCCTCCAAGTGAAGAAGGGGATATGTTTGGGCTTACAAGTATTCTTGGTGGCGGATTGAGTACTAGTTTGAGCAAACTGCGGGTTGGTGGGCTTGGTGGGGCGCCGACCGCTTCGGAACTGATGGCTGGTATCCTTGTAAGTCGCTCGATTATGGACCGTGTGGCGGAGAAGTGCAGTATCGCATATTACTACCGGATAAAGCCAACCAAGACTGAGGAGGTTCGTAAACAGCTCAAGGGGATGACCAAAATCGGTGTCGGGGATGAAGGGATTGTGCGAATTACCGTTGAAGCCAAAACACCATCTTTGGCGGCAAAGGTTGCTAACTCCTATATCGCAGAACTGGACAGTTTTCTGCGGACTTCAAACATCAGTCGGGGTCGAAATATGAGGGTGTTTTTAGAGCGAAGATTAGCCCAGGCGGAAAGCACACTTGGGGTTGTTCAAGAGTCTTTAAAAGTTTATCAGGCGCGGCATAAGATAGTAGCGGTTGATGACGAAACCCGCGCGGCAATAGATGCCTATGCCCGACTTAAGTCCCAGGCATATGTCAAAGAGGCCGAGCTGGAGGCGGTACGGCGGGTCGCCAGCGATGACAACCCTTACCTGCTTTCACTGCAACGGGAGACCAGGGCATTTGAGGAGCAGTTACGCCGTCTGGAACAGGGGAATGGGAAAAGTGGTTTCGGGGTCGGGTTTGCCGTATCGTTTGCTCATCTACCGGAAGTTGGTGCCGAATTTGCCCGGCGGTACCTTAATTACCGAATTCAGGAAGAAACTTATCTGATGCTTTCCCAGCAACTGGAATATGCGAAAATTCTTGAGGCAAGGGATGCACCAACTTTGACAGTGCTTGATTATGCCGTTCCGCCCCAACGCCACAGTTTTCCCAAGCGCAGTGTCCTGACAATTGCGGCATTTGTTTTAAGTTTCTTAGCAAGTCTGATGCTGGCATTCACTACTGAATATTTTGAATATCTGCGCGGGGAAAAGCCCGATGAATATCAAAAATGGAGGGAGTTGGCGCAGGAGTTGCGGCGGATGGTGGGGCGTACAAAAGGCTGGTTCCGTTCCGATAGAAAAAAGTAA
- a CDS encoding flippase, translating into MDLSTEQSFDHPVSASRRIIKNTFFLAIADVVNKAMMFVFYLVAARHLSVEQFGVLSFATTFVTMWSVFSDLGLGVVSARELARDRIEGRRQVNIALAIKLVATLLVIGLIVLVVNLMKLNSEKVRVVYIATIFVLQTAFTTYFASVFQGVEKMHLTTVSRILQAVVLVAGVFVLRTGPARVESYTWLYVLAGLISVLFAAGAAYVLVRPSFDFHIKRWWGVLKEAFPIGLAIILVSFYYWNGTTFLTKMSGDEAVGAYSAAFRVVWGTLFITLSFSASIYPFFSRLYVSEPTRLSEILKQALRYITVLTLPVGGFGTLLAKPIVFLLYGTKYSGAVTPFMILVWWSVGASFSSILSNYFIAINRASEMTIQSGLSLGVNLLGNVFLIPRFGAIGAAASITAAEFAGVLYLWLRHLRTPYRVTVGDYMSILGRGTAALILAILVAWLLGRYNIGAAVFTGVVLYAFFLMVTRVISRQDIKFVQRLIGKRVVKES; encoded by the coding sequence GTGGACTTATCGACCGAGCAAAGTTTTGACCATCCGGTCAGTGCCAGCCGGCGCATAATCAAAAACACCTTCTTTCTTGCGATTGCTGATGTAGTAAATAAGGCGATGATGTTTGTATTCTATCTTGTCGCGGCGCGCCATTTAAGTGTTGAGCAGTTCGGGGTGCTATCTTTTGCAACCACCTTTGTTACGATGTGGTCGGTTTTTTCTGACCTCGGGCTGGGTGTAGTCAGTGCCCGGGAACTTGCCCGGGACCGAATTGAAGGTCGGCGCCAGGTGAATATCGCCTTGGCAATAAAACTTGTTGCTACCCTGCTGGTCATTGGGTTAATTGTCTTGGTGGTCAATCTGATGAAACTGAACAGCGAGAAAGTCAGAGTTGTATATATTGCAACAATTTTTGTTCTCCAGACCGCTTTTACCACCTATTTTGCCAGTGTATTTCAAGGGGTAGAAAAAATGCACCTTACAACAGTCAGTCGCATTTTGCAAGCGGTGGTGCTTGTCGCAGGGGTATTTGTGTTGCGTACCGGTCCGGCACGGGTCGAAAGTTATACCTGGCTTTACGTTCTTGCCGGGCTGATTTCGGTACTTTTCGCCGCGGGTGCGGCTTATGTCCTTGTCCGCCCCAGTTTTGATTTTCATATCAAGCGCTGGTGGGGGGTGTTAAAAGAGGCGTTTCCTATTGGATTGGCGATAATTTTAGTCTCTTTCTACTACTGGAATGGAACAACATTTCTTACGAAAATGAGTGGCGATGAAGCGGTGGGTGCTTACAGTGCCGCTTTTCGGGTTGTTTGGGGTACACTGTTCATAACCCTTTCTTTTTCGGCGAGTATCTATCCCTTTTTTTCCCGATTGTATGTATCGGAGCCGACGCGGTTAAGTGAGATTCTAAAACAGGCATTACGGTATATTACGGTTCTTACACTCCCTGTTGGGGGGTTCGGAACCCTGCTGGCGAAACCGATCGTCTTTTTACTGTACGGGACAAAATATTCCGGTGCGGTAACACCGTTTATGATTCTGGTCTGGTGGAGTGTCGGTGCCAGTTTTAGTTCGATACTTTCTAACTATTTCATTGCGATCAATCGTGCTTCGGAAATGACTATTCAATCGGGATTATCACTCGGGGTGAATTTACTCGGGAATGTTTTTTTAATTCCGCGATTCGGCGCAATCGGTGCGGCGGCTTCGATTACTGCCGCCGAGTTTGCCGGGGTACTTTATTTGTGGTTAAGACATTTAAGGACACCATACCGTGTTACTGTTGGCGACTATATGTCAATACTGGGCAGAGGCACAGCGGCATTAATATTGGCGATTCTGGTCGCATGGTTATTAGGGAGATACAACATCGGGGCGGCGGTTTTTACCGGCGTCGTGCTTTACGCCTTTTTTCTTATGGTTACCAGGGTCATCTCGAGACAGGATATTAAGTTTGTTCAGAGATTGATAGGGAAAAGGGTTGTGAAGGAGAGTTGA
- a CDS encoding O-antigen ligase family protein: protein MERSHFLETRRTNTIPLKWFLGLEGLLCGGFVVLNLLGMEKLAIALVLAPLQLFIWALIVGNGLGVLCYFAALVPIGGAAFLPPSYQQFAFYPVVLLLLGLCYVAPWARCQVNFRTLSRIEKIPIVTLGMVIILSFINAYNKGWRGPTLLPTTVLMLELLLIGYLCAKMELDESEITKVLRIIIFSTVISTLGVFALAWSRGVGSDFGSKSVLTPFGWLNLNAWGCIAAVAGIMALVFVLQGKSFLDRVILGVVIFILLAMLVLTKSRGAWLGFGLALLYVLIVSRSFKLILVLAVVLFVLSFWELARQLVFTRFSETTLFDPSLAGRFLLWHYAWKIGKINWLLGVGMENFRFVKHLYRFPGSTAMGLPFNAHNIYLELFADLGFFGAMAFLALLAVALVRSYATKFDDSLPYDVRTVGIALSAGIITFMVHGLVDAFTYNPGALSLLIILVGLSLAFGRLKEKYRTVSAAERSAR from the coding sequence ATGGAGCGGAGTCATTTTCTCGAGACCCGAAGGACTAATACAATCCCGCTCAAGTGGTTTTTGGGGTTGGAAGGTTTGTTGTGCGGTGGGTTTGTCGTTTTGAACCTACTGGGGATGGAAAAACTTGCTATCGCATTGGTGCTGGCGCCGTTACAACTGTTTATCTGGGCGTTAATAGTGGGGAATGGTCTGGGGGTGTTATGCTACTTTGCAGCACTGGTACCAATCGGTGGTGCAGCATTTTTGCCCCCGTCCTATCAGCAGTTCGCTTTCTATCCTGTAGTATTGCTCCTGTTAGGTTTGTGTTATGTCGCACCCTGGGCGAGATGCCAAGTTAATTTTCGGACCCTTTCTCGAATTGAGAAAATACCGATTGTGACATTAGGTATGGTGATAATCCTATCGTTTATCAATGCTTACAATAAAGGATGGCGGGGTCCAACGCTTTTACCGACGACCGTGTTGATGCTTGAATTGCTTTTGATTGGGTATCTATGCGCTAAAATGGAATTGGATGAGAGTGAGATTACAAAGGTATTGCGGATAATAATTTTTTCCACTGTTATCAGCACGCTGGGGGTATTTGCGCTGGCATGGAGTAGAGGAGTGGGTAGTGACTTTGGGTCAAAATCGGTATTGACACCGTTTGGCTGGTTGAATCTTAACGCCTGGGGGTGCATCGCAGCGGTTGCCGGAATTATGGCTTTGGTGTTTGTTCTGCAGGGAAAATCGTTCTTGGATAGAGTGATACTGGGAGTAGTAATTTTTATCTTATTGGCGATGCTGGTGTTGACAAAATCACGCGGCGCCTGGTTGGGTTTTGGTCTGGCGTTGCTGTATGTTTTAATTGTGTCCCGGTCGTTTAAACTGATTCTCGTTCTGGCGGTCGTCTTATTTGTTTTGAGTTTCTGGGAGTTAGCCCGACAGTTAGTTTTCACCCGCTTTAGCGAGACGACACTTTTCGACCCTTCACTGGCGGGTCGGTTTTTGTTGTGGCATTATGCGTGGAAGATCGGTAAAATCAACTGGTTACTTGGCGTGGGAATGGAGAACTTCCGGTTCGTAAAGCACCTGTACCGCTTTCCCGGTTCCACTGCGATGGGTTTGCCTTTTAATGCCCATAATATCTATTTAGAGTTATTTGCCGACCTCGGCTTTTTTGGCGCAATGGCGTTTCTTGCGCTGCTGGCAGTTGCTTTAGTACGCTCCTATGCAACAAAATTTGACGACTCCTTACCCTATGATGTGAGAACCGTAGGCATTGCACTGAGTGCCGGAATTATTACTTTTATGGTCCATGGGTTGGTCGACGCATTCACCTACAATCCCGGAGCCCTATCTCTTTTGATAATTCTTGTTGGACTTTCTTTGGCTTTCGGGAGGTTAAAGGAGAAATATCGGACAGTCAGTGCCGCTGAGCGTAGCGCAAGATAA
- a CDS encoding glycosyltransferase family 4 protein, producing MKILFNAAFNTRLKVGISSYIKHLIPELARICDLTILTPDPEMFSSFGKTVKLPELVRSNLDRTIWTLTALNQYCTNEYDILFCPTPVVPIFPRLPTIAVVHDLIPFKMRQFLPQKEKLSFWLGFQSLRFAWRIVTVSEATKKDLGKMKLLPTSRIFVAHNGPGITPSITESEFGKQFVPFILYVGSHAPYKNTRRLIAAFAQLKAPPSLKLVLVGGDTQHQLDFAHTQLRRFNLLSRAFVFSGLDETELASLYRYCTLFVTASLYEGFGLPVLEAMAYGAPIACSNTSSLPEVADGAAVYFNPLSIEDIATKIQLLLDNAELRTRLSAVGQQRARQFTWENTARLILRYAQRH from the coding sequence ATGAAGATACTATTCAACGCCGCTTTTAACACCCGGTTAAAAGTAGGCATCTCCAGTTACATCAAACACCTGATACCCGAACTCGCCCGAATTTGTGACCTTACTATCCTGACCCCGGATCCGGAAATGTTTTCATCTTTTGGAAAAACGGTCAAACTGCCGGAATTGGTCCGCTCCAACCTCGACCGCACAATCTGGACACTAACCGCCCTCAACCAGTACTGCACAAACGAGTACGACATCCTGTTTTGCCCCACACCAGTGGTTCCCATCTTTCCCCGATTGCCAACCATTGCCGTGGTCCACGACTTGATTCCTTTCAAAATGCGTCAATTCCTCCCCCAGAAGGAAAAACTTTCCTTCTGGCTTGGTTTTCAGAGCCTCCGTTTTGCCTGGCGGATTGTTACCGTATCAGAAGCCACCAAAAAAGACTTGGGGAAAATGAAACTGTTACCTACCAGCCGGATCTTCGTCGCTCACAACGGACCAGGCATCACTCCATCGATAACCGAATCGGAATTCGGTAAACAGTTTGTGCCATTTATCCTCTATGTTGGCAGTCATGCCCCGTATAAAAATACTCGGCGGTTGATCGCCGCCTTCGCTCAACTCAAAGCCCCACCTTCGTTGAAACTTGTACTTGTCGGCGGGGACACGCAACACCAGCTCGATTTCGCTCACACTCAGTTGAGACGGTTCAACCTGTTGTCCCGGGCGTTTGTCTTCAGTGGACTGGACGAAACTGAGCTTGCCAGCCTGTATCGATACTGTACTTTGTTTGTAACCGCTTCGCTGTACGAAGGGTTCGGACTACCGGTTTTGGAGGCAATGGCGTATGGCGCACCGATTGCGTGCAGCAACACCTCCAGTTTACCTGAGGTGGCTGACGGCGCCGCGGTCTATTTTAATCCTCTCTCGATAGAAGACATCGCCACCAAAATTCAACTCCTGCTGGATAATGCCGAACTTAGAACCAGATTGAGTGCGGTCGGACAACAACGCGCCCGCCAATTTACCTGGGAGAACACCGCCCGGCTTATCTTGCGCTACGCTCAGCGGCACTGA
- a CDS encoding glycosyltransferase family 4 protein, whose protein sequence is MLSHFKRFEVWHLYQRCAPDISPDELGGRTVHFRNSIDLLLKLIKLKPALIQGGEPYDFPTQIPLIFATIIGSLILGVPYYFPTFENIPPEIKFARIYRFGIPLSPLLIPFVKSVARIYAQRATLIFAVNEGARKNMASLKCPEGKISKLLYATWGVDTELFTPRTDGNEPDMGANAILFVGRLVEQKGIIVLLEAFVKVKEQIPDAQLFIIGDGPLKEKITQIANTKNITDSIHLLGMILNQHLPPYFRAARVTVTPSITTQRCAEQVGMVNIQSIACGTPVISTRSGSIPEFMSDGLTAILVPERNPEALANAIIRVLSDEKLRTYLSQNCRSIAEEHYDARKNIIRVENLLWNCLFGEKNTL, encoded by the coding sequence ATGTTGTCTCATTTTAAAAGATTTGAGGTCTGGCATCTTTACCAGCGTTGTGCCCCGGACATTTCTCCTGATGAATTGGGGGGCAGAACCGTGCATTTCCGTAACTCAATCGACCTCCTGCTGAAACTGATCAAGTTAAAACCGGCACTGATTCAGGGCGGCGAACCTTACGACTTTCCCACTCAGATACCATTGATTTTTGCAACTATCATTGGCAGTTTAATTCTGGGCGTTCCTTATTATTTCCCCACATTTGAAAACATCCCGCCCGAGATAAAGTTTGCTCGAATTTATCGGTTTGGCATCCCCTTGAGCCCGCTCTTAATCCCCTTCGTAAAATCGGTTGCCCGAATCTATGCCCAGCGAGCAACCTTGATATTTGCCGTTAATGAAGGGGCAAGAAAAAATATGGCATCTTTAAAATGCCCCGAAGGGAAAATCAGCAAATTACTTTATGCCACTTGGGGAGTGGACACAGAACTTTTTACTCCCCGGACCGACGGCAATGAACCCGATATGGGTGCTAACGCCATTTTATTTGTTGGGCGGTTAGTTGAACAGAAGGGCATTATTGTCCTGCTTGAGGCATTTGTCAAAGTAAAAGAGCAGATACCAGATGCCCAGCTTTTTATAATCGGTGATGGGCCATTAAAAGAAAAGATAACCCAAATCGCTAATACCAAAAACATCACCGATTCCATCCACCTCCTGGGTATGATTTTAAATCAACACTTACCACCTTATTTCCGCGCCGCCCGGGTTACTGTTACCCCCTCAATCACCACCCAGCGCTGTGCCGAACAGGTCGGAATGGTGAATATTCAGAGCATCGCGTGCGGAACACCAGTAATCTCAACCCGGAGTGGCTCGATACCTGAATTTATGAGTGATGGCTTAACAGCAATCCTCGTGCCCGAACGAAACCCGGAGGCGTTGGCTAATGCAATCATCAGGGTGCTATCCGATGAGAAACTACGCACCTACCTTTCTCAAAACTGCCGTTCTATCGCTGAAGAACATTACGACGCCCGGAAGAATATCATCCGGGTAGAAAACCTCCTCTGGAATTGCTTGTTCGGTGAAAAAAATACCCTATGA
- a CDS encoding glycosyltransferase family 4 protein produces MFYTSATIMRIGIDGFPYIFKGAGVARYVTAMLNEMVVLAPEDEFFIYAPMPVEIPLLPAANWRLRVVKSVLSQRPTLWTQIVLPKALAADGIDVFWAQPTYLPLAAKCFRILTVHDLVPYVAPWSMELRCLLQMRMRLGRIARAAELVVCVSDATAKLAQRYLKLNPEKIRVIKEAAAPVFYPIELSEAKRLVAERFGIDGDYIIFVSTIEPRKDHLLLLKALEMVPDAPLLVLVGGIGWRCGRILKEIRRFEKEGRVRYLGRVDDEQLRLLYSGARLAVYPSRYEGFGLPVLEAMACGCPVLASDSSSLPEVGGEAAVYFRTGDAFELARKLRDLLHDEERLRLMARQGVQRAQQFSFKKSAREFLEIIKKEVTKFYSS; encoded by the coding sequence TTGTTTTATACTTCTGCGACGATAATGCGTATCGGCATTGACGGATTTCCTTACATATTTAAGGGGGCGGGCGTCGCCCGTTATGTGACCGCGATGCTGAATGAGATGGTTGTTCTGGCACCCGAAGACGAATTTTTCATCTATGCGCCGATGCCGGTGGAGATACCGCTTCTACCTGCGGCTAACTGGCGGTTGCGGGTGGTGAAAAGCGTGCTTTCCCAAAGGCCCACGCTCTGGACGCAAATTGTGTTGCCTAAAGCGCTGGCAGCAGACGGCATCGATGTTTTCTGGGCACAACCCACCTACTTACCGCTGGCGGCAAAATGTTTTCGGATATTGACCGTACACGACCTGGTTCCCTATGTGGCACCGTGGAGTATGGAATTACGATGTCTATTGCAGATGAGAATGCGGCTCGGGCGAATTGCACGGGCGGCGGAACTGGTTGTGTGTGTTTCCGATGCTACGGCAAAACTTGCCCAGCGTTACTTGAAACTGAACCCCGAAAAAATTAGGGTGATAAAGGAAGCCGCGGCACCGGTTTTTTATCCGATTGAACTTTCGGAAGCAAAGCGGTTGGTAGCCGAGCGGTTTGGCATCGATGGCGATTACATAATTTTCGTCTCAACGATTGAGCCGAGAAAGGACCATTTACTTTTATTAAAAGCTCTGGAGATGGTGCCTGATGCACCTTTACTCGTTCTGGTGGGGGGCATTGGCTGGCGCTGCGGTAGAATTTTAAAAGAAATCAGACGTTTTGAGAAGGAGGGTCGGGTGCGTTACCTGGGAAGGGTTGATGATGAACAGTTGCGGCTACTTTACAGCGGTGCCCGGCTTGCGGTTTATCCTTCCCGTTACGAGGGTTTCGGTTTGCCGGTTCTTGAGGCGATGGCGTGCGGCTGTCCGGTACTGGCAAGCGACTCTTCCAGTTTGCCAGAAGTGGGTGGTGAGGCAGCGGTCTATTTCCGCACCGGTGATGCCTTTGAGCTTGCACGGAAACTACGGGATTTACTTCACGATGAAGAGCGGTTGAGGTTAATGGCGCGGCAAGGAGTGCAGCGTGCCCAGCAGTTCAGTTTCAAAAAATCGGCTCGGGAGTTTTTGGAAATAATTAAAAAAGAAGTTACTAAATTTTATTCTTCCTAA
- a CDS encoding glycosyltransferase family 4 protein produces the protein MKILFNAAFDTKENSGISGFIKSLVPQLAKLCELTILTPDPELFSHYGETIKISERVRVPRNSLLWTFFQLPKLCTSPYDLVFSSIPATPIHKKIPAVATVYDLIPLLSFEREEKKATIYHRKKLLLWIGIQSLRSADGIVTISEKTRQDLVTKFPALNSRALAAIPIAPCVNPVATEAETVPDDLPQPSTDYLLYVGGHAPHKNIPRLIAAFAQIAHRFPTLQMVLVGWGTPPLINRTREAIAAHHLKDRVLILPNTLTPVQLSRLYQRCRLFVYPSLYEGFGLPVLEAMANGAPVVCSNTSSLPEVAGDAALYFNPYSVDDIARTLQQVLTDDNLCASLKVRGLSRTNLFSWENTAKKLHQFFQTVIEKR, from the coding sequence GTGAAAATTCTTTTTAACGCCGCCTTCGATACCAAAGAGAATTCAGGAATCAGCGGGTTTATTAAGTCGCTTGTCCCCCAGCTTGCCAAATTATGTGAACTTACCATCCTGACCCCGGACCCAGAACTGTTTTCCCATTACGGTGAAACGATTAAAATATCGGAAAGGGTGAGGGTGCCACGAAATAGCCTATTGTGGACTTTTTTCCAACTTCCCAAACTCTGCACATCTCCCTACGATCTGGTTTTCAGTTCTATCCCAGCCACTCCAATACACAAAAAAATCCCCGCTGTTGCCACCGTTTATGACCTCATCCCTTTATTGTCCTTTGAACGAGAAGAAAAAAAGGCAACGATTTATCACCGGAAAAAACTACTCCTCTGGATAGGAATCCAATCCCTGCGCAGCGCGGACGGAATAGTTACCATCTCAGAGAAGACGCGACAGGATTTAGTTACAAAATTCCCGGCATTGAACTCCCGGGCACTCGCCGCAATCCCCATAGCACCCTGTGTAAACCCGGTGGCAACCGAAGCAGAAACTGTGCCTGATGATTTGCCGCAACCTTCAACTGATTACCTGCTGTATGTGGGCGGACACGCACCGCACAAAAACATTCCGCGTCTAATCGCCGCATTTGCCCAAATCGCCCACCGGTTTCCAACACTGCAAATGGTGCTTGTCGGCTGGGGAACACCGCCGCTTATCAATCGCACCCGGGAAGCTATCGCCGCCCATCACTTGAAAGACCGGGTACTCATCCTGCCCAATACCTTAACCCCGGTTCAGTTGTCCCGCCTCTATCAACGCTGCCGGCTATTTGTTTACCCATCACTTTATGAAGGGTTCGGTTTACCGGTGTTAGAGGCGATGGCAAACGGTGCTCCCGTGGTTTGTAGCAACACATCAAGTCTTCCCGAAGTCGCTGGTGATGCCGCGCTATACTTTAATCCGTATTCGGTTGACGACATCGCCCGAACCCTGCAACAGGTACTCACGGACGACAACCTTTGTGCCTCGTTAAAAGTTAGAGGATTGTCGCGCACAAATCTCTTTTCCTGGGAAAATACCGCAAAGAAGCTACACCAATTTTTCCAAACGGTAATAGAAAAGCGCTGA
- a CDS encoding glycosyltransferase family 4 protein, which produces MPKLAIDARRLVRRMSGIGHYVFQIARWVARLAPDFEVNLLLDRAPSKEAIPPGCNAVVLGSYLGDGTPLAKLYSPFWLNRYVPFYCNRARVDLFHGANFVLPFRLNCKKVATVHDISFIRIPYAYGPIYRRYMVMQTKRSLDTADAVIAISEKTREDLITAFRVKPEQITAIPIGIGDAFRNDYDHDYLIKVRAQLALPERYILHVGVVEVKKNIGLLLQAAAPLIKNGLVDGVVLAGRDGLGADEIRRLAKELGLANQAHFLGFVPQELLPGVYIMAKVVVFPSLYEGFGLPVLEAMACGTPVITSNISSLPEVAGDAALLVSPNNPEELRQALERVLKDEGLCASLRVKGLKRVQEFTWEKIAAKHIEVYRRVLRGGDV; this is translated from the coding sequence ATGCCCAAACTCGCAATCGACGCACGACGACTGGTGCGCCGAATGTCCGGTATTGGCCATTATGTTTTTCAAATCGCCCGATGGGTGGCGCGACTGGCACCAGATTTTGAGGTCAACTTACTCTTGGACCGCGCGCCATCGAAGGAGGCAATTCCTCCGGGCTGTAATGCGGTGGTTTTGGGAAGTTATCTGGGCGACGGGACACCATTGGCTAAGTTGTATTCACCATTCTGGTTAAATCGCTATGTGCCTTTTTATTGCAACCGGGCAAGGGTAGACCTATTTCATGGCGCAAATTTCGTCTTACCCTTTCGGCTAAATTGCAAAAAGGTGGCAACGGTTCATGACATCTCTTTTATCCGAATTCCGTATGCCTACGGGCCAATCTATCGCCGTTATATGGTAATGCAGACCAAAAGGTCTTTGGACACTGCGGATGCGGTGATTGCGATAAGTGAAAAGACGCGGGAGGACCTGATAACAGCGTTCCGGGTAAAACCGGAACAGATTACGGCGATTCCCATTGGCATCGGCGATGCGTTCCGAAACGATTACGACCATGACTATTTAATTAAGGTCCGCGCCCAATTGGCGCTTCCGGAAAGGTACATCCTCCATGTTGGTGTTGTCGAGGTAAAAAAGAATATCGGGCTGTTACTTCAGGCGGCGGCACCGCTGATTAAAAATGGTCTGGTTGATGGTGTTGTCCTTGCCGGTCGTGATGGATTGGGTGCCGATGAAATCCGGCGGTTGGCAAAGGAGCTGGGATTAGCCAACCAAGCGCATTTTTTAGGATTTGTTCCCCAGGAGTTGCTCCCCGGTGTCTATATAATGGCAAAGGTGGTGGTTTTCCCTTCTCTTTACGAGGGTTTTGGGCTGCCGGTTCTTGAGGCGATGGCGTGCGGCACACCGGTTATCACCTCCAACATCTCATCATTGCCCGAGGTTGCGGGTGATGCGGCACTGTTGGTTTCACCGAACAACCCGGAAGAGTTAAGACAGGCGCTGGAGCGGGTGTTAAAGGACGAGGGGTTGTGTGCTTCTTTGCGGGTGAAGGGGTTAAAGCGGGTTCAGGAGTTTACCTGGGAGAAGATAGCGGCGAAGCATATTGAAGTCTATCGCCGGGTTCTAAGGGGCGGTGATGTTTGA